One genomic window of Acidobacteriota bacterium includes the following:
- a CDS encoding ATP-dependent DNA ligase has protein sequence MSLDEYKRKRRFEETPEPPPKIEKQSKHRFVVQRHDATRLHHDFRLEIDGVLKSWAVPKGPSLDPAHKRLAMHVEDHPVSYFDFEGTIPEGNYGGGTVMVWDVGTWQPLSPVTVKGEYVPATDKEAETMLAKGDLKFRLKGKRLNGDFSLVHIRGKRPGSKGNEWLLIKKKDASVVSGYDIGEFDTSVLTGRTMKEIAGDQGSREWTTSRPATRGKLKAAWLADAVARADKKRRALTTGSTENTGKGARKASIASSKISAKKSSVAPVPSVVKNVPGAVEKVMPTKIRPMLATSVEDAFDNPDWLFEIKWDGYRAVAFIEGSGVRLVSRNQNDLTGQFPELRDLPKSVHAERAVIDGEIVALDDQGRPSFSLMQQRTGFQPGKPRRPGREGVPVVYYAFDLLYLDGYDLRRVGLEKRKELLQSVLTAGDIVRFSDHYPEKGRDLFEVAGKSGLEGILAKKRASIYHEERSRDWLKIKITKRQECVIGGYTDPEGSREHFGALVLGLYDKRDRLIHVGQAGTGFDQNALKEIYGQLHPLETKTNPFYGEIGGLKKVHFVRPKLVAEIKFSEWTHETVEGGMKLRAPVFMGLRFDKDPKECNLEDAVPMRGQEVVSSTK, from the coding sequence ATGTCCCTCGACGAATACAAACGCAAACGGCGCTTTGAGGAAACGCCCGAGCCTCCGCCAAAGATCGAGAAGCAGTCCAAGCACCGCTTCGTCGTCCAGCGTCATGATGCCACACGCTTGCATCACGACTTTCGGCTCGAAATCGACGGCGTCCTGAAATCCTGGGCTGTCCCCAAAGGCCCGTCGCTCGATCCCGCCCACAAGCGCCTGGCAATGCATGTCGAAGATCATCCCGTTTCCTATTTCGATTTTGAGGGAACCATCCCCGAGGGCAACTACGGTGGCGGCACGGTCATGGTGTGGGACGTCGGCACCTGGCAGCCGTTGTCTCCTGTGACCGTCAAAGGCGAGTACGTTCCGGCCACCGACAAAGAAGCAGAGACGATGCTCGCCAAGGGCGATCTGAAATTTCGTTTAAAAGGAAAGCGCCTGAACGGCGACTTCTCGCTGGTCCACATCCGGGGAAAACGGCCCGGCAGCAAGGGGAACGAGTGGCTGTTGATCAAGAAGAAGGATGCTTCCGTAGTGTCCGGATATGACATCGGCGAATTCGACACCTCGGTGTTGACTGGCCGGACCATGAAGGAAATCGCCGGGGATCAAGGTTCACGGGAGTGGACCACTAGTCGTCCGGCCACGCGTGGAAAACTCAAAGCCGCATGGCTGGCGGACGCGGTGGCTCGGGCTGACAAAAAGCGAAGAGCGTTAACCACGGGGAGCACGGAGAACACGGGGAAAGGCGCGCGGAAAGCAAGTATCGCCTCGTCGAAGATTAGCGCCAAGAAGTCCTCCGTGGCCCCCGTGCCCTCCGTGGTTAAGAACGTGCCTGGCGCCGTAGAGAAAGTCATGCCGACGAAGATCCGCCCCATGCTGGCCACGTCAGTCGAAGACGCGTTCGACAACCCAGACTGGCTGTTTGAGATCAAGTGGGACGGCTATCGTGCCGTGGCTTTCATTGAAGGCAGCGGCGTGCGACTGGTTTCCCGCAATCAGAATGATCTCACCGGACAGTTCCCCGAACTCCGCGACCTGCCTAAATCCGTGCACGCCGAGCGTGCCGTCATCGACGGAGAAATCGTCGCCCTCGACGACCAAGGACGTCCTTCCTTCAGCCTGATGCAACAACGAACCGGATTTCAGCCCGGCAAGCCGCGTCGACCGGGCCGCGAAGGGGTTCCGGTTGTGTACTACGCGTTCGATCTGCTCTACCTCGACGGTTACGACTTGCGCCGCGTCGGTCTGGAAAAACGCAAGGAACTACTACAGTCCGTTCTCACCGCAGGCGACATCGTCCGCTTCTCGGATCACTACCCCGAGAAGGGCCGTGACTTATTTGAGGTTGCCGGCAAGAGTGGCCTGGAAGGGATTCTCGCGAAGAAGCGCGCCAGCATCTATCACGAAGAACGTTCACGCGATTGGCTCAAGATCAAGATCACGAAGCGCCAGGAATGCGTCATCGGCGGCTACACCGATCCCGAAGGCAGCCGCGAACACTTCGGAGCGCTCGTTCTCGGACTCTACGATAAGCGCGACAGACTGATTCATGTGGGCCAGGCCGGCACCGGATTCGACCAAAATGCACTCAAAGAGATTTATGGACAGCTGCATCCGCTGGAGACGAAAACCAATCCCTTCTATGGCGAAATTGGCGGATTGAAGAAGGTCCACTTCGTTCGTCCAAAACTGGTTGCCGAGATCAAATTTTCCGAGTGGACCCACGAAACTGTCGAAGGTGGAATGAAACTGCGCGCCCCGGTGTTCATGGGATTGAGGTTCGACAAGGATCCCAAAGAGTGCAACCTGGAGGATGCGGTGCCTATGCGAGGGCAGGAGGTTGTGAGTTCCACCAAGTGA
- the lgt gene encoding prolipoprotein diacylglyceryl transferase codes for MLPRLFHIGNFSLPTYGLLVACGVLIGLWISVRNSEKQGLNGDDAWNLGILVVLAGILGAKVLLIVNEWDNYSGNWRQIFSLNTLQSGGVFSGGLIAALLMGAWYMRRHRMPALRTMDGFAPGLAFGHVLGRFGCFAAGCCYGKPTEHFWGVIFTNPLANSWAGTPLNERLEPTQLIEAAAEFFNFVLLMWMLKRKKFDGQMFAAFMILYGIERYFIEFLRGDPGRGEVFGGFMSGTQLISVCLVIGGGLIWWFKSGVPKAVVPQPSNS; via the coding sequence GTGCTACCTAGACTCTTCCACATTGGCAACTTCAGCTTGCCGACTTATGGCCTGCTGGTCGCTTGCGGCGTCCTGATTGGGCTTTGGATCAGCGTCCGCAATTCCGAGAAGCAGGGCCTTAACGGCGACGACGCCTGGAACCTCGGCATCCTGGTTGTCCTGGCCGGCATTCTCGGCGCCAAAGTCTTGCTCATCGTGAACGAGTGGGACAATTACTCGGGGAACTGGCGGCAGATTTTCAGTCTCAACACGTTGCAATCCGGAGGAGTGTTTTCTGGCGGACTGATCGCGGCGCTCCTGATGGGCGCGTGGTATATGCGCCGCCATCGCATGCCGGCACTTCGCACGATGGACGGTTTTGCCCCCGGCCTTGCCTTCGGACATGTGCTCGGACGCTTTGGCTGCTTTGCCGCGGGCTGCTGTTATGGCAAGCCCACCGAACATTTCTGGGGCGTCATTTTTACGAACCCGTTGGCGAATAGCTGGGCAGGAACTCCGTTGAACGAACGACTCGAGCCGACACAACTGATTGAAGCGGCGGCTGAGTTTTTCAATTTTGTGCTGCTGATGTGGATGTTGAAACGCAAAAAGTTCGATGGACAAATGTTCGCTGCCTTCATGATCCTGTATGGGATCGAGCGCTACTTCATTGAGTTCCTGCGGGGAGATCCTGGCCGAGGGGAAGTGTTCGGCGGATTTATGTCCGGGACACAGCTCATTTCAGTTTGCCTGGTGATTGGCGGGGGACTGATCTGGTGGTTCAAGAGCGGAGTACCGAAAGCAGTGGTGCCGCAGCCAAGCAATTCGTAG
- a CDS encoding four helix bundle protein: MPENYRDLIAWQKAKALALEIYCCTRKFPKDEMYGLTSQMRRAAVSIPSNIAEGKGRHSPKELVQFLFHARGSLLELDTQLSIAHELDYVDEPTFIHLDGMIDEVGRILNGLINRFQGQIKRFS, translated from the coding sequence ATGCCAGAGAACTATCGGGACCTGATCGCATGGCAGAAAGCGAAGGCTCTGGCTTTGGAGATTTATTGCTGTACCAGGAAATTTCCTAAGGATGAGATGTACGGACTGACTTCTCAAATGAGGCGCGCGGCAGTTTCAATCCCGAGCAATATTGCTGAAGGCAAGGGACGCCACTCACCCAAAGAACTAGTGCAGTTTCTCTTTCATGCCCGTGGCTCACTCCTTGAATTGGACACGCAGTTGTCAATCGCGCATGAACTGGACTATGTAGATGAGCCGACCTTTATTCATCTAGACGGGATGATAGATGAAGTAGGCCGCATTTTGAACGGCCTGATCAACCGCTTTCAGGGGCAAATCAAAAGGTTTTCCTAA
- a CDS encoding cell division protein ZapA has translation MATATKQPPTSNASNGSVRVEIFDQVYNLRGSDADYILKLAEYVDTKMRAVSEQTATVDSVRLAVLAALNIADEYHLLKRQLDTPAPEVKQRTSKLESALDEILQDTRRIG, from the coding sequence ATGGCAACGGCCACCAAGCAACCACCGACCAGCAATGCATCGAACGGCAGTGTGCGGGTCGAAATCTTCGACCAGGTGTACAACCTGCGCGGGTCTGACGCAGATTACATTTTGAAACTCGCGGAATACGTGGACACGAAGATGCGCGCCGTCTCGGAACAGACGGCCACCGTGGATTCGGTGCGTCTGGCGGTGCTGGCTGCCCTAAATATTGCTGACGAATATCATTTGCTGAAGCGGCAACTGGACACTCCGGCTCCGGAAGTGAAGCAGCGCACCAGCAAGCTCGAAAGCGCGCTTGACGAAATTTTGCAAGATACCCGCCGCATTGGATGA
- a CDS encoding aminotransferase class I/II-fold pyridoxal phosphate-dependent enzyme, which translates to MTHVSPHPKHFLSEKVEHFTESVIREMTRQANQYGAINLSQGFPDFSAPAEVKKAAQDAIAADVNQYAITWGAKNLRNAIARQMLERHGLEVDPEREVTVCCGSTETIVATMLAICNKGDEVIVFEPFYENYGPDSIISGAKPRFVSLRPPKDGGREWTFDEQELREAFQHHTKAIVLNTPNNPTGKVFSRKEMELIRDLCVEFNVLAITDEIYEHILYDGAQHISIASLDGMRDRTITINGLSKSYAVTGWRVGWAVAPPNITNAIRKVHDFLTVGAPAPLQEAGAVALGLPQTYYTELAEKYRSRRDHLIPALEKAGFRCYRPQGAYYVMTDISGFNFPNDVEFATYLVKEIGVACVPGSSFYKHPKDGSQQVRFAFCKKPETLDAAAQRLEKLRSR; encoded by the coding sequence ATGACCCACGTTTCGCCGCATCCCAAGCACTTTCTCTCGGAAAAGGTCGAGCATTTTACTGAGTCCGTGATTCGCGAAATGACGCGCCAGGCAAACCAGTACGGCGCGATCAACTTGTCGCAGGGGTTCCCGGATTTCTCTGCGCCTGCCGAAGTGAAGAAGGCCGCGCAGGACGCGATCGCCGCGGATGTCAATCAGTACGCAATTACATGGGGAGCAAAGAATCTGAGGAACGCGATTGCCCGGCAGATGCTGGAGCGGCACGGACTGGAAGTCGACCCCGAGCGCGAGGTCACTGTCTGTTGCGGGTCGACCGAAACGATCGTGGCAACCATGCTGGCGATCTGCAATAAGGGCGACGAGGTCATTGTCTTCGAGCCGTTTTATGAAAACTACGGGCCGGATTCGATCATCAGCGGAGCCAAGCCGCGCTTTGTCAGCCTCCGGCCGCCCAAGGATGGGGGCAGGGAATGGACGTTCGACGAACAGGAATTGCGGGAGGCGTTTCAGCATCACACCAAGGCGATCGTCCTGAACACGCCCAACAACCCGACTGGCAAGGTATTCAGCCGGAAGGAAATGGAACTGATCCGCGATTTGTGCGTCGAGTTCAACGTGCTGGCGATCACGGACGAGATTTACGAACACATCCTCTACGATGGCGCCCAACACATTTCGATCGCTTCTCTCGATGGAATGCGCGACCGAACGATCACGATTAACGGGCTGTCGAAGAGCTACGCGGTCACGGGATGGCGCGTCGGTTGGGCGGTAGCGCCGCCGAACATCACGAATGCGATTCGCAAGGTACACGATTTTCTGACCGTGGGCGCGCCGGCGCCTCTGCAGGAAGCCGGAGCGGTGGCGTTGGGTTTGCCGCAAACGTACTACACGGAACTGGCGGAGAAGTATCGATCGCGCCGAGATCACCTGATCCCGGCACTTGAAAAGGCGGGATTCCGCTGTTACCGGCCGCAGGGCGCCTACTATGTGATGACCGATATCAGCGGATTCAACTTTCCCAACGACGTCGAATTCGCGACCTACCTGGTCAAAGAGATTGGGGTCGCATGCGTGCCGGGGTCGAGTTTCTACAAGCATCCGAAGGACGGCTCCCAACAGGTACGTTTCGCATTCTGCAAGAAGCCTGAGACACTGGACGCGGCGGCGCAACGGTTGGAGAAGCTGCGTTCGAGATAG
- a CDS encoding TonB family protein gives MKPRLVVLFFLAAAVVHLAAQPSETLDRTAGVAELTNLAAPIYPPLARQARITGDVDVTVVVRSDGTVESARLLNGHPMLAVAALDSAKRSKFECRGCTEAVTSYALKYKFQIISRGSPRDCDSFKDQSPAPELDPSRHEVVVSGFAQEICDPAGTLFRVRSGKCWYLWRCGIRYGDP, from the coding sequence ATGAAGCCGCGCCTGGTCGTGCTGTTTTTCTTGGCGGCTGCCGTCGTACATCTTGCGGCCCAGCCCTCCGAAACTCTGGATAGGACCGCTGGTGTAGCAGAACTAACGAACCTGGCCGCTCCGATCTATCCACCCCTGGCGCGACAAGCCCGCATCACCGGAGATGTGGACGTAACGGTGGTTGTCCGGTCGGACGGAACGGTGGAGTCGGCGCGTCTTCTGAACGGTCACCCGATGCTGGCGGTGGCTGCGCTTGATAGCGCGAAACGGTCCAAGTTTGAGTGCCGAGGGTGCACCGAGGCGGTTACGTCGTATGCGCTGAAATACAAGTTCCAAATAATATCTCGCGGAAGTCCCCGTGATTGCGATAGTTTCAAAGACCAGTCACCAGCGCCTGAATTAGATCCATCGCGACATGAAGTTGTCGTTTCAGGGTTTGCGCAAGAGATTTGCGACCCCGCAGGCACACTATTTAGGGTACGTTCCGGAAAATGCTGGTATTTGTGGCGATGCGGTATTCGCTATGGCGATCCCTAG